A genome region from Gambusia affinis linkage group LG24, SWU_Gaff_1.0, whole genome shotgun sequence includes the following:
- the gca gene encoding grancalcin, translating into MAYPGYGGYGGPMPGMPQQGMPGGPMGGPMPGQMGGHMGGPMGGQMGGQMGGRGPQPGYGSYGGAGYPGGYGAPTPAANDPMWGYFTAIAGQDGEVDAEELQRCLSQAGFTGSYNPFSLETCRIMIAMLDRDFTGKMGFNEFKELFAALSGWKQNFMMFDQDRSGTVEPHEMSQAINAMGYRISPQGLNAIIKRYNKGGRIYFDDYVACCVKLRALTDNFRQRDTMQQGSVTFQYDDFILCTMAI; encoded by the exons TATGGTGGCCCCATGCCAGGGATGCCACAGCAAGGGATGCCTGGAGGCCCCATGGGAGGCCCCATGCCCGGGCAGATGGGTGGACACATGGGAGGTCCGATGGGAGGTCAGATGGGAGGTCAGATGGGAGGCCGAGGACCCCAGCCAGGATACGGTTCATACGGCGGAGCCGGCTACCCAGGCGGATACGGCGCCCCGACCCCAGCTGCCAACGATCCAATGTGGGGTTACTTCACCGCTATCGCTGGACAG GATGGCGAGGTGGATGCAGAAGAGCTCCAGAGGTGTTTGAGTCAGGCTGGATTCACTGGCAGCTACAACC CATTTAGCCTGGAGACCTGCAGGATCATGATTGCGATGCTGGAT CGGGACTTCACAGGCAAGATGGGCTTCAACGAATTCAAGGAGCTGTTCGCGGCTCTGAGCGGCTGGAAGCAGAACTTCATGATGTTCGACCAGGACCGCAGTGGAACCGTAGAACCTCATGAGATGTCCCAGGCAATCAACGCCATGG GTTACCGCATCAGTCCTCAGGGCTTGAATGCAATCATAAAGCGCTACAACAAAGGAGGCAGAATCTACTTTGACGACTACGTGGCCTGCTGCGTTAAACTGCGAGCTCTAACAG ACAActtcagacagagagacacCATGCAGCAGGGGTCAGTCACTTTCCAGTATGATGAT TTCATTCTGTGCACAATGGCCatctaa